Proteins encoded within one genomic window of Ascaphus truei isolate aAscTru1 chromosome 8, aAscTru1.hap1, whole genome shotgun sequence:
- the ZNF518A gene encoding zinc finger protein 518A has protein sequence MRSPKKELPQDIEESTPFKDNDSRELIGHNAETNESSSVQLSNHPSFKSERISYEIDAKSDVPKHTVWEEITLDEHADGLRKSSSKRQTARKTLWRGNVNNNNVVSSEEQNTEHKSEGQPEEDGTNTSAKILNFFCQKCNNGIRYSPNDLQKHFQIFHNEELPLYPCEMCSFSANDFQTFKQHRKTHRSTLVKCEICNNDYLYTLLDLTKHFTIMHCVNGHFNCSKCKFSTRDVGTFVQHIHRHNGIEYACEKCNHVSFSKIEFQRHLDSHAALFPFSCQYCNYSAMRKDFIVKHVLARHREHVHTKDELIQENCKRQMVQTSEGLKLVLKRYQMDSSNKSLWRKETLNTGIAKAGESIQSTSGFQYKPKDQSQTVKHFTTCHVNADQTMQDRSSLVTATKCNKEEGSSTRSLSLSQNVVHGPTILMVKNNKINVPANYSATFMGYKMVDGKQNIVIKLLPSNKQISSTLQPQSQSSNSLAHQSISPRNGSAGVPSQSIDNRSTQSFKPLSISCSTSVASMEKHKGSVWNIGQPSTPAPLTKKTPESSISTKPGVATSQPFSEIGNKNVSGHGIPNSSFSTEFTNIKKEHVDYSIDELQHDLYWDSDHNYQSANSLKHPLNNFSRGSNSINLKSSKEHLYKSRHDSGLSAKTLLSKDNNFKSAMFYPSTASKFGNLNCTNNNFNLSSKNDFASRDVHVSDQHNNLTAESRSMQNSKEFGNLAFMPKITSVFSLQKQQPHSTSFAINNLLHNKLQENPKIKDKICATRTLSQPSSSNTFVTIKPSTSNLASKLDTCITNGDTNSKSYIANAASFIKQECEFSGSSCDVNASRVSDLLKTHSDAIVTQQLAKEKMCGIAKNVSGAPSFQILQSPQSSSIPQANSILYPSPSRRFLLPLLPGNQSGLKMIPSQTPASSTVGVHTSNRVTAPVVMNTQPGMVLTFTNGSFGAITNVTGGGSQMMGTVTSVNQGKLPGPRLQRPAVPRPLKPDIQDNGSTVKSLSTNTLSGSAAKNLPINLNVLQYRVNSDSSIIQTGNVESGNKHQEYMQKQPCYSFLPDGKKAVLLKYVLPNSPATNTQTIVQGNSCNKKFQPKIIEDAQQTEFLKNKSRANWTTSIKVEETNAAKLFGDNKNVKSSIPNSFCFQGSLMDSKPCSLRTSSNFVTAQEPVKRRCSQIVLPPFPTDSTEKKLRCKQNNLNTWNTKSKSFKRKAPMNSSGSRTECEIKNKTFKSESTNDFQETPKKKMVHRKCKGKTRTSEVDNVTDLCRPRPSKDTVRTLRLYPFSSKQLVTCPRRNQPVVVLNHPDADVPEVVNVMRTISKFNGRVLKVSLSKRTIDALDSKFSSTTRIASNEGPAKRPRRTKPVSPVKERFVLKLTLKKTSKNNYKIVKNTSGNQFNATFHCWFCGRIFDNQDQWVGHGQRHLMEATRDWNTLF, from the coding sequence ATGAGATCACCAAAGAAAGAATTGCCTCAGGACATTGAGGAGTCTACGCCTTTTAAAGATAATGATTCAAGGGAACTTATTGGACATAATGCTGAGACCAATGAATCCAGCTCCGTTCAGTTAAGTAACCACCCGTCTTTCAAAAGTGAACGCATTTCATATGAAATAGACGCAAAATCTGACGTGCCAAAACACACTGTTTGGGAGGAAATAACTTTGGATGAACATGCTGATGGACTTAGAAAGTCTTCAAGCAAGAGACAGACAGCAAGGAAGACCTTGTGGAGAGGCAAtgtgaataataataatgtggtGAGTTCTGAAGAACAGAATACTGAACATAAATCAGAAGGGCAGCCTGAAGAAGATGGAACAAATACTTCTGCAAAGATACTGAATTTCTTCTGCCAGAAATGTAACAATGGCATCAGGTATAGCCCCAATGACCTTCAGAAACACTTTCAAATATTTCACAATGAAGAATTACCTCTGTATCCCTGTGAAATGTGTAGTTTCTCCGCTAATGATTTTCAGACATTTAAGCAACATCGAAAAACTCATCGGAGCACATTGGTTAAATGTGAGATTTGTAATAATGACTATTTATATACTTTGCTTGATTTGACAAAACATTTTACAATTATGCATTGTGTTAATGGCCATTTTAATTGCTCAAAATGCAAGTTTTCAACCAGAGATGTTGGCACATTTGTTCAGCACATTCACAGACACAATGGAATTGAATATGCATGTGAAAAATGCAATCATGTCAGCTTTTCAAAAATAGAATTTCAGAGACATCTTGACAGCCACGCTGCGCTATTTCCATTTAGTTGCCAGTATTGCAACTACAGTGCAATGAGGAAGGATTTTATTGTCAAGCACGTTTTAGCGAGGCATAGAGAACATGTTCATACAAAAGATGAACTTATTCAAGAAAATTGTAAGAGACAAATGGTACAGACTTCTGAAGGGTTAAAGCTTGTTTTGAAAAGGTATCAAATGGATTCCTCAAATAAGTCATTGTGGAGAAAGGAAACTCTCAACACTGGTATAGCGAAAGCTGGAGAAAGCATTCAAAGCACAAGTGGTTTTCAGTATAAACCCAAAGATCAAAGTCAGACCGTAAAACATTTTACAACATGTCATGTAAATGCTGATCAAACAATGCAAGATAGGAGTTCATTGGTGACGGCTACAAAGTGCAATAAAGAGGAAGGTAGCTCCACACGCAGTTTAAGTCTCTCACAAAATGTTGTTCATGGTCCTACTATACTTATGGTGAAGAACAACAAGATTAATGTTCCAGCAAATTACAGTGCCACATTTATGGGTTACAAAATGGTGGATGGAAAACAAAATATTGTGATTAAATTGCTACCTTCAAATAAACAGATTTCCAGTACATTACAGCCACAGTCTCAATCATCGAATAGTTTGGCTCACCAATCAATCAGCCCTCGTAATGGATCTGCTGGAGTACCATCACAAAGTATTGATAATAGGTCAACTCAATCATTTAAACCTCTCTCTATATCATGTTCTACATCTGTTGCATCCATGGAGAAACACAAAGGATCAGTTTGGAATATAGGTCAGCCTTCCACACCCGCTCCTTTGACTAAAAAAACTCCAGAATCTTCTATTTCAACAAAGCCAGGTGTTGCTACCAGTCAACCATTTTCAGAAATtggaaataaaaatgtaagtggCCATGGTATACCCAATTCATCTTTCAGTACTGAATTCACAAACATCAAAAAAGAACATGTAGATTATAGTATTGATGAACTACAACATGATCTGTACTGGGACAGTGATCATAATTATCAATCTGCCAACAGTCTAAAGCACCCATTAAACAATTTCTCTAGAGGGTCAAACTCAATCAATCTAAAATCAAGCAAAGAACATTTGTACAAGAGTCGCCATGACAGTGGACTGTCTGCTAAAACCTTGCTCTCTAAGGATAATAATTTTAAAAGTGCAATGTTCTATCCATCAACAGCCAGCAAGTTTGGAAATTTAAATTGTACAAATAACAATTTTAATTTGAGTTCTAAAAATGATTTTGCATCGAGAGATGTTCATGTGAGTGACCAACATAATAATTTGACTGCGGAGTCCAGATCAATGCAAAATAGTAAAGAATTTGGTAATTTAGCATTCATGCCAAAAATTACATCAGTCTTCTCTTTACAAAAGCAGCAACCTCATTCTACATCATTTGCAATAAACAATTTGCTGCATAATAAGCTACAAGAAAATCCAAAGATAAAGGACAAAATCTGTGCAACCAGAACTCTAAGTCAACCGAGTAGTAGCAATACATTTGTAACTATAAAGCCATCAACATCTAATCTAGCGTCCAAATTGGACACTTGTATAACAAATGGAGACACTAATTCAAAAAGTTATATTGCAAATGCAGCTTCATTCATAAAGCAGGAATGTGAATTCTCTGGTTCCTCTTGTGATGTAAACGCTTCAAGAGTCAGTGATCTTTTAAAAACCCATTCTGATGCAATCGTGACCCAACAGTTGGCAAAAGAAAAGATGTGCGGCATAGCAAAAAATGTTAGTGGTGCACCGTCTTTCCAAATACTTCAGAGTCCACAGTCTTCAAGCATTCCTCAAGCGAACAGTATTTTATATCCGTCACCTTCCAGAAGATTCCTGTTGCCATTGTTACCTGGAAATCAGTCTGGTTTAAAAATGATTCCAAGTCAAACACCTGCCTCGAGCACTGTAGGTGTTCATACTTCTAACAGGGTCACTGCACCTGTTGTGATGAATACACAACCAGGCATGGTACTAACATTTACCAATGGATCTTTTGGTGCAATTACAAATGTGACTGGTGGAGGTTCTCAGATGATGGGTACGGTCACATCTGTCAATCAAGGTAAATTGCCTGGTCCTAGGTTACAACGTCCTGCAGTACCACGTCCTTTAAAGCCAGACATCCAAGACAATGGCAGCACTGTAAAGAGCTTGTCTACCAACACACTTTCTGGTTCTGCTGCAAAAAATCTTCCCATTAATCTGAATGTATTACAGTATCGGGTTAATTCAGATTCTTCAATAATACAAACTGGAAATGTAGAATCTGGTAACAAACATCAAGAGTATATGCAGAAACAACCTTGTTATTCATTTCTGCCTGATGGGAAAAAAGCTGTcctattaaagtatgttttaccAAATAGCCCTGCCACAAATACACAGACTATTGTTCAAGGTAATAGTTGCAACAAGAAGTTCCAACCAAAGATTATTGAAGACGCACAACAAACAGAATTTTTAAAGAATAAGAGCAGAGCTAACTGGACAACCTCAATAAAAGTGGAGGAGACCAATGCTGCTAAATTGTTTGGGGATAATAAGAATGTTAAAAGCAGTATCCCGAATTCCTTCTGTTTTCAGGGTAGCTTGATGGATTCAAAACCATGTTCCCTGAGGACAAGTTCAAACTTTGTTACAGCTCAAGAACCTGTGAAGAGAAGATGTAGCCAGATAGTGTTGCCACCTTTTCCAACAGACTCTACAGAAAAAAAGCTAAGATGCAAACAAAATAACTTAAATACATGGAACACAAAAAGCAAGTCTTTCAAAAGAAAGGCACCTATGAACTCCAGTGGCTCTAGAACAGAGTGTGAGATTAAAAACAAGACTTTTAAGAGCGAGTCAACAAATGATTTCCAGGAAACGCCTAAAAAGAAAATGGTGCATAGAAAATGTAAAGGGAAGACTCGCACAAGTGAAGTTGACAATGTAACAGACCTGTGCAGGCCCAGACCTTCTAAGGATACTGTGCGGACATTAAGATTGTATCCTTTTAGTTCCAAACAACTTGTGACATGCCCACGTCGAAATCAGCCTGTTGTAGTATTGAATCACCCTGATGCAGATGTTCCTGAAGTAGTTAATGTAATGAGAACGATCTCAAAATTCAATGGTCGTGTTTTAAAGGTGTCATTGTCGAAAAGGACGATTGATGCTCTTGACTCTAAATTCAGTAGTACCACAAGAATAGCTTCTAACGAGGGTCCTGCAAAGAGACCAAGAAGGACAAAGCCTGTTAGCCCAGTAAAGGAACGATTTGTTTTGAAGCTAACACTAAAGAAAACCAGTAAAAACAACTATAAAATTGTGAAAAACACATCTGGAAACCAATTCAATGCCACATTTCACTGCTGGTTTTGTGGGAGGATATTTGACAATCAGGATCAATGGGTTGGCCATGGACAGAGACACCTAATGGAAGCAACAAGAGATTGGAATACACTCTTTTAA